CCCTATTCCATGAGGTATGAGGACTTTTCTTAAAAGATCAATGTTGATGGCAAAAAAAGTGGTTCCCCAATTGTCGCTCGACTCCAATGGACCTACACTAACTCACTGGCGTTCTTCTATGATACAGCTCTGCTCTTTCAAATGGTACAGAATATCTGACTTCGCCTCCAAGAAAGGAGACTTATTTTGTTCAACATGGGCTCCTTTTTGGGATTCACTCACTCCAACAACACGCAGCAAGATTTTGAATTCTTAGTTGGACCTAGAATAAAGATACGGGTAGAGtaaaggaagggaggggtgggagaatTGGCTgtagtggggggaggggtaagattTCTTGGGGGGAAATATAAAATTTCTATGCATATAAATAATGTTTGAATTTGTCAGATAATATCTGTTTAAGAGATGTCTAATCTCTTTCCTATGTATCTTCAATAAACAAgatttataaaattaaaaaaaaaagaaatgaacacTTTTTGGGAGTGGGGCATAGAAATTAGACAATtacaaaaatgttacaaaaaaattTGAAAGTTTCTAAAAACAGATCACAGAAATAGCATAAACATCCTTGATGCTCCATTTATTATTACAGCAAGAAGTCCAGAAATGCTACAATTTACTTTCATCTACAGAAGAAAAAACACCAGAAATGTTACAGTTGTTAAGGAAAATAAAACTAAAAGAGTAATGTTAattcttctgccctccccaacCCAATAGAATGTTCCACACACTCATACAGTTAGGGACAGAAGAAGTGAAGGCCACGCAGAGATGAGAAAATATTcttttttattacttaccaagctAGAAAATAGACTGTTTCTTTCTCATGAAGAATTACAACAAAGCTGCACATGGGTGCTATCTCTGAGTACTTCTCCAATTTTGTCATCTTTCACATTTTATATTCtatgactagccgttaagcctgttaaaacgggcgagtattggtatgttttattttgatgtgtaactccctccctcccagctccaaggccccattccctccccctcccctcccagctgcaaggcgccctccctccttccctgccagctccaaggccctctgtccctccctcccagctccaaggttccccctcctcccagctccaaggcccccctccgtccctccctcccctcccagctccaaggcccccctctcctccctccaagttccaagggCTCccatccgtccctccctcccagccagctcgaaggcccccctctgtccatctctcccagctccaaggcccccctccttctgacctcccatgtccagcatcctccctgcttccttcccagctccaaggccccctcccctccccctcccagctccaaggccccctcccagccagctccaaggctcccctccgtccatccctcccagctccaaggccccctccttctgagatctcccatgtccaccatttctcctgccctcccccccccaaagtcaTCGCCGCCgctgccccttccccccctcaaAGTCCCCGctaccactacccccccccccggggtcgccgcccccccccccccccctccacccaggccgggccctctgttctccattgaacttacagcgccgaaaccgcagcaggcagatcagctcccatcggccttccatccctgcctgtgtcccgccctcgtgtgacgtaacgttggcgagggcgggacacaggcagggaaggaaggccaatgggagctgatctgccggtttcggcgctgtaagttcaatggagaagagagggcttggcccgggtggagggggtccGGCGGCGACCCCGGGGGGGGCGCTAGCGACCTCAGCGGTTCCctcctcagcgcagtttccctctctgttccgtcatcacatcttgacgcgggggcgggacagagagggaagtctctactgcgcatttgcaagtgagtcggtcacttgccatttatatgtttgattacacAGCTCAAACATTTCGTTATCATTATCTTCAACCACCTTGTAGATAATTATTAGTTCAGACTGCGTTGATCAAGATTATTGGTAAGGGCTAAAGCAACATCATACTGATTAGCATGTTCCATTTCGCCAGCCATCATTTATCTATGGTCCAGTAGCATGGTCCATTTCGCCAGCAACCATTTATCTATGTTCCAGTCATTATATCTGCAAAAAGCCCCTAACCACATTCTTTAGTAAACACCTTGCATGGAAAATTGCTTCATGTTCTTCTTTCTGCAAGCCTGTCACCAAGTCTATCACAAGAGCTCATGAGCCTCTGGGTCACACAGAGGACATGATTTTTAGGTCTGGCTGACAGCTTCAGGCCTCTAGACCTGTTTTTGGAAGGGCCTAGTTAGGTTCATTATATACAGTACTTATGAAAAGCATGACCAGAGAAAAATAGAGAAGCATTATCTTAGCAGCCTAGCATTCAGAATAGAAACTAAACAGAACCAAAACATCTCAAAGTAAACTGTTATGTGCTCTGGTACCTTGTCAACGTTGGCTCGCGTCTTAGCAGATGTCTCCACATAATTAACGTTCCACTGTTCAGCTCTGCTTTTCGCTTCTTCTACAGACACTTGCCTTTTATCTTCCAAGTCTGATTTATTGCCAACCAGGAGAAAAGGAACATTCTCATCTTCCTTTACTCTTAAAATCTGTTCCCTGTAAAACCAAGACGGGTGTTCGGGGTGGGTGatgagtgagaaaaaaaaagatcagacAGCCCTGCAGGTGCTGAAACCCAAGACAAGGTGACAAACTTGGAACTAGAATTCTAATAGCTAATCTTATATCTTGTTATATGGTGGAGAGCCAGATACTATTTTTTACATTCCACATGCataagagatttaaaaaaacataatagCCTTGATCAGTTTACTTCGAATTAAACTGGCCGAtaatcaaaactatttaactggccagaaacagccacTGACCAATTAAATGGCTCATTAGCGCCCAAGGGATTTAACCAGCTATTTTTGCTcaatattagcagttagcaccTACCGTACAACTGGTTAAATTGGGGGACTTATCCAGTTAggcgccgatattcagtgcttaactgGAGAAGTTTAGTGCTCAAGTCTGACCACATAAATTGCAGtactatctttaactgctaacaaCTTAACTGGTCAGCGCTTAATATCAGCTTAACGTTAATTTAACAGCCAAAAGAACCCAGCTATTCAATGCCAGCAGCCAGATATGCTTCCCAACACCTAATGCAAGTTATTATATGCACAGATGTTTTCTTACAGTGCATTCTGTCTCTCAGTGTAAACTCAGGCCTTTGCTTCTAGTCTTATTATCTAATAAGGCCTTGTTCAATTTTTGCCATCTGATCCTCTGTTTTAAATTAATCCTAATCAAGTACTCTGGTAGTTTATAAAAATATGCATTTAAATAGCATTGATCTATAGCTGATAGCTACACACATTGCAAACAGAATAACTCCCACCTAAGCAAAGGTCATTAATCACCCAATATGATGGAGTAAAGTGGTACAGAAATAAAATGGATTTGATCAAGCCTGGTTACATTGAGAAGCAGGGTCGCTCATAACAAAGGGCTGGACCCAACACTGAGTGGCAGGTTTAAGTAAACACAGACAACTTTTCCTAGTTTAGGCTTCATCAATATGCATGTCAGCCAGTGCCTGAAGAGTTCTGTGTGTTCTAGGTGAACCTTTGGCCTTACCCCCTTCCTCAATTAATTTTCAGGTGCCTAGCCCATCAGCTCACCCCTCCAGTATTTTGATAATTGAACTCTACAATCATAATTACCCTACAATTATTCTATACAAATGCATAACTGATCATCATGCTTTTGTTTTGTAGCTAAAAGTAGGCACTGGTGGCTCTTTTGAGTACTTGTGGCTGCTAGGACTTATTtcactttgactgcagctgctttttgctgCCTGCCCTAGAAGCTGCTGCCaaatggttgggccagccctgatATTAGCATCCCCTTCTTACTGAAGGCAGTTTGTTGGATAATGTGATGAGGCAACCTGAACAGTTATCACAGCAACTATTAACATTTTTCTTCCCCCAGCCCACCATAGACTGAATTACCTGAAATCTGCAGTAGCTGCAAAAGATTCCTGCTCTGTAATAGAgaagacacaaagaaatccttCCCCACTTCGGAAGTAGTTGTCTCTAATAGCTGCATAGTCTTCCTGTCCTGCTGTGTCCAGAATATCAATTTGGACTTCTTCACCATCCAATACAACTTTCTTTCTGTAGCTGTCTGCCTTGGTAGGCTCATAGTCTTCCACAAACTGGCAACAGAAATTGTAGACTGATGATCTAATATATACAAATGGCTTCAGCTGCTTATTTTATGGCTGGAAAGGAGAcagaggtaattttttttttaattcgctGGCCTCCTTGAATAGCTATTTGCTGTTCAAAATGCACAGGAAACCAAACAGGACCAAAATGGGCATGCAACGTAGTACATTGGGCCCATCTTGCTACGAACACACAATGTTAGCTGTTTCATTCCCCCCAAAACCTCATTACATGACTGAAAAAAAGGATAAAGGGAATCAGGTCATATTGGATCCCTGAACATGATAAGGCTATGTTATCAAACACTTGCCTGCACTTCAAGCTCCATATTTCCTCTTTTGTATATGGAAACCCCAACATATTATGTGGGAAAAATAGATAAGTGTTTcccaagtacccccccccccccttgccagtcaggttttcaggatacccacaatgaatatgcatattaatgaaaacctgattggcaaggggggtactccaggactgacttgggaaacagtaGGATAAACTACCAATACGTTAGCAAGTAGCACATTATGAGGGAAGAACTAGCATACAACATCAGTATATTTTGACATACATGAGAAAAATagaactccctcccccctccccaatactcCCATCTATCATGCATCCCTTATTTGCAGTTGCCTTCTTCAGGAAtggaaaacatttaaaagaagCTAGTCACACCAAGTAATCCTTAAACTGCTCTCATAACCTTAGTCTCATAACCCCCGTCCATTCAGAACAAGACAGCAGCAATGGCCACTAAAGCCTCAATTGTCACAAAAAAGCTCCAtcatacaagtgaaccaaataaataaataaatcagggcATCATTTATCTTGTACCCTAGCAGTCAAGCTGAAGTTGTCTTTGAAGTTAGGATGCTATTTACACTATCACTGCTCTGAGTAAGGTTGTGTGACTTACCTAGTAACACAATAAATGACATTAGATAAAGACCAATGTGGCTCATTCAGTCTGCCCGATAAAGTGGTTAGGGTTGTAACAGCAGCTGTACAGTTATTTCCTCCATGCcttcttagaaacatagaaacatgatgacagataagtctgcccattctcagtaaccactaactcttctttTCCTAAGGGCTCCCACATGCCTGTCCGTTTTCTTaattctgacatagtcctcgtctccatgaccGCCACCTCTGTTTTGTGCTCTGCTTATATTCTCTTGCTCTTTAAAGATCTGCTTTTATATcactactttttaatttttaccaCTGTTTTTGCCTTCAATACCTCTTCTAGAAGGGCACTTCAGGCAATAAACAACCtctttgagaaaaaaaatatttcctgatattttgTGTCTATCTTCTTGTAGCTTCatgtcatgtcctctagttctacagtgTCCCCTTCCTTtggaaaatggtcatttgctatGACTTCTAATGAATTATGTTCATTACAACTTCTAATGCAGATCGCCTACCCTTTTGGGCACTTTCCTCTGGCCTACCTCTAGCCTCTCTCTCCTTACTGAGATAGATCCTACAAAACTAAAACACAAATGTTCCAAGTGAgacctcaccagtgacttgtacagggaTATTATCACCTCCTCTTTGTTGCAGGCAATGCCTcactatgcagtctagcatccttctggatttGGCCACCTCACTGTTCTTGCCTCTTCTCTAAAATCCTTATTTGGCATCACCAAAGAGCACAAAATGCTTCTCAGCTGTAATTAGGCATCACAAAACATAACCAGGCCCTTTCAAAGCTATCATGGAGACAGTAGAAACATACAAGCATCACATCATGGACATCATTTATCTTATAACCCCCAAGCATTGCCTGCTTATATATTCACCCTCTACAGCCCTGGGACCATTACATGGATGAAGATGATTACTTCTAGTCAAGTCCTCCTCTCAATTCTGTCACCTTTCTTCCTGCCTATATTAGGTTAGAGTTTGTACACATTGATTAGTTCAACTGAATCTTCTCTAAATGAATGCTTCACACTTGTTGGACTGGATCACACGGtgctttttattattactatttttttttttaaggggatgTGGATCCTATGAGATGCCTACATCTGATGCAGAAGGCTGGCATAATGTGACTAACAGTACAccagaaaacaaaaacagaaagggATACAGCTGCCCTGGTAGGCTTAGTTGACAATCTTCAGTGGTACGAGGTGTTTTCCATTGCAAGTGTTCCTGCTGCCTTGAAAACACACCGATCACACCACTCAAAAAAGGCCCACAATCAAAACCAAAACCTTCACAAGGCAACAGTTAACAGGAAAGGTAAAGTTCAACTGCCTTCCTCCCTTTCATATCCAACCTACCCAAATATTTTTCATGCCCACCTCTGACTTTCATCAAGtcattcttgatccactccaatctggctttcaccttcTTTTTCTCCAAGGGCCTTTACCTATCCTTCTTCACTTTCAAGACGTTTGATTACTACTTGCTCTccaacactgtcctcacttggttttcaggatactgttCTGTTTTGATTGTCTCAACTCCCACCAAACTTATAGTACATAGACTGGTGGAGCCTGCTTCACCACTACCCTGCTATTTATGTACCTGGGGGCTTGCCTTGCTCCCTTGATGCTCATATTTACTCCCATTGCTTTTAGAACCATATTTATGGTAATGCTGTTATCTACCTCACTACACCAGAATAGAGGCTGATTGAATTTCAGTTATGGTATTGAAACTGACCCAAAATTGTTTTGCTGCCTGGTTTTGGCCCAAagattaatttaatttttggccatgttttcagttttggatgAAAATGACTGTTTTCGGTGGAAGCTGAAAAGTTGTGAtttgtcccatttgtctccccctctcccctacaCAAGAGTTGTCCCTCCTCCTGGACTTTCCCCGAGTGCCTCTCCCCACTCGTAGGCCCCCCTGGGCCTATATTACaatacctggtggtctagggttGTAGTTGAGGCAAGGGCAATTCATttactcctgcccattctggctctgctctcaaaatggctgacatGACTGGCACATCACGCCTGCCCTGACTACaactctagaccaccagggattgtaaggtagtgcTGGGGTGGGGCTactcttattttcatttttatttgtactgAGATTGCAAG
This genomic interval from Microcaecilia unicolor chromosome 1, aMicUni1.1, whole genome shotgun sequence contains the following:
- the RALA gene encoding ras-related protein Ral-A, whose translation is MAANKPKGQNSLALHKVIMVGSGGVGKSALTLQFMYDEFVEDYEPTKADSYRKKVVLDGEEVQIDILDTAGQEDYAAIRDNYFRSGEGFLCVFSITEQESFAATADFREQILRVKEDENVPFLLVGNKSDLEDKRQVSVEEAKSRAEQWNVNYVETSAKTRANVDKVFFDLMREIRARKMEDSKEKNGKKKRKSLAKRIRERCCIL